A stretch of Miscanthus floridulus cultivar M001 chromosome 13, ASM1932011v1, whole genome shotgun sequence DNA encodes these proteins:
- the LOC136499292 gene encoding uncharacterized protein, translating into MAEGVWISSYCLHTEGFPKLLYATMQRLGIQERLEYEGHEYEEYGTEHCEVTIYIAKSEDFPNIAEAWSMTATGFRYALTLEHLDLSGCNEIISLKIPSVMQKLSLSSTRLICQIIENKAPSLSSFHLIPGVRKLSLGEASQMMKELSLFGANAMCYGRAELPSIMPNLESLSLGSSHEPMLPTKFVNLKHLYTQITSSTLSPSYDYSSLVSFLDASPSLETWWLEVPRADMGHELVGPSSHLRQLPERHHHHLKIVEMIAFNSTKSLVELTCCIVKSAVSLERLTFDTFRGDGRSPCCSDDSGFSYSKFMIEQASRAVEAIRMYIEQARCHANAFND; encoded by the exons ATGGCAGAAGGAGTCTGGATCAGTAGCTACTGCCTGCACACAGAAGGTTTTCCCAAGCTTCTGTACGCCACCATGCAAAGACTTGGAATCCAAGAGCGCCTAGAGTATGAAGGCCATGAGTATGAAGAATATGGCACCGAGCACTGTGAAGTTACCATCTACATCGCGAAGAGTGAAGACTTCCCTAACATAGCTGAAGCCTGGAGCATGACCGCAACCGGATTTCGTTACGCCCTTACTTTGGAGCATTTGGACCTCAGTGGTTGCAATGAGATAATTTCCCTCAAGATACCTTCGGTGATGCAGAAGCTCAGCT tgtCGAGCACTAGGCTTATCTGTCAAATTATAGAGAACAAAGCTCCAAGTCTCTCCAGTTTTCACCTTATCCCAGGAGTTCGAAAGCTCTCGCTTGGAGAAGCATCGCAAATGATGAAGGAATTGAGCTTGTTTGGTGCGAATGCCATGTGCTATGGTCGCGCTGAGCTTCCATCCATTATGCCAAATCTTGAGAGCCTTTCTTTAGGTTCCAGCCATGAG CCAATGCTGCCTACCAAATTCGTCAACCTCAAGCACCTATACACTCAGATTACTTCATCGACCTTGTCCCCATCCTATGATTATTCTTCTCTGGTTTCTTTCTTGGATGCATCTCCTTCCTTGGAGACTTGGTGGCTGGAG GTACCTCGGGCAGATATGGGGCATGAATTGGTAGGTCCTTCTTCACATTTGAGGCAGCTGCCTGAacgacaccaccaccacctcaagATTGTGGAGATGATAGCATTCAACTCTACAAAGAGCTTGGTTGAGCTAACATGTTGCATTGTGAAGAGTGCAGTCTCACTCGAGCGCCTTACATTCGACACATTTCGTGGTGATGGTAGGTCTCCATGTTGCTCGGATGATTCTGGCTTTTCCTACAGCAAGTTTATGATCGAGCAAGCATCTAGAGCGGTGGAAGCTATAAGAATGTACATTGAGCAAGCACGGTGTCACGCCAACGCTTTTAATGATTAG